In one window of Blastopirellula marina DNA:
- a CDS encoding NUDIX hydrolase, whose amino-acid sequence MKSPETVFEGVRFNIERVWQGERPRDVMRHPGAAVILPLVDDQHVCLIKNYRIAVDETLFELPAGTLEPNEPPEITAGRELEEETGYRADKIELLTVYYPSPGVMDEKMYTYLATGLTMHAPAREEGEEIENHVVSLDEAKEMIRDGRIADGKTIAGLLFYFQFK is encoded by the coding sequence ATGAAATCGCCAGAGACTGTTTTCGAGGGAGTTCGATTCAATATCGAACGTGTCTGGCAAGGCGAACGCCCGCGCGATGTAATGCGGCATCCCGGGGCCGCGGTGATTCTGCCGCTGGTCGATGACCAGCATGTTTGCTTAATCAAAAATTATCGCATCGCGGTAGACGAGACGTTGTTCGAGTTACCTGCCGGAACGCTGGAACCCAACGAGCCGCCAGAAATCACCGCTGGTCGTGAACTCGAAGAAGAGACTGGCTACCGAGCGGACAAGATCGAACTACTGACCGTCTACTATCCATCGCCTGGCGTGATGGACGAAAAGATGTACACCTATTTGGCGACCGGTCTCACAATGCACGCACCAGCTCGCGAAGAAGGAGAAGAAATCGAGAACCATGTGGTGTCGCTAGATGAAGCGAAAGAGATGATTCGCGATGGACGGATCGCCGACGGTAAGACCATCGCCGGCTTGCTCTTCTATTTTCAGTTCAAGTAA
- a CDS encoding sulfite exporter TauE/SafE family protein: MGFLTLKSLPRLWPFYAWLVAFYGTWLAIVSLSEAWSTVAAHWPIALTMSAGSYVAGATPMGGGTVAFPVLVLLFEMPGSLGRNFGLAIQSIGMVSASIYILSSGRSVDWNLLRPALLGVLVGMPIGAAWVAPAISDLWVKLIFAVIWASFGIMHLVKLRELVAATGVNSRWRAYDLPIGLLIGIMGGIASSITGVGIDMLIYATLVLLYRADLKLAIPTSVILMAFTSVVGIASNSLLAAWQPSTYGIDPEVFTNWLAAAPIVALGAPFGALVVNLISRTPTLIFVSLLCIGQFIWTLIHEQVNGLTFVGAIAGVLLFNVLFHGLYHLGRGETPFMIGNSAELATDENNR; encoded by the coding sequence ATGGGGTTTCTTACGTTGAAATCGCTCCCTCGGCTCTGGCCATTTTATGCCTGGCTTGTCGCTTTTTATGGCACTTGGCTGGCGATCGTCTCGCTAAGTGAGGCTTGGTCGACGGTTGCCGCGCATTGGCCAATCGCATTGACGATGTCGGCAGGTTCGTACGTAGCCGGTGCGACCCCCATGGGTGGCGGCACGGTCGCGTTTCCCGTTCTGGTCTTGTTATTCGAAATGCCTGGCTCACTCGGTCGCAACTTTGGCTTAGCCATTCAGTCGATTGGGATGGTGTCGGCCAGCATCTACATTCTATCCTCAGGTCGAAGCGTCGATTGGAACCTGCTTCGCCCTGCCCTGCTCGGCGTATTAGTCGGTATGCCAATTGGAGCCGCTTGGGTAGCGCCGGCCATTTCTGATTTATGGGTGAAGTTGATCTTCGCCGTGATTTGGGCCAGTTTCGGCATCATGCACTTAGTGAAGCTGCGTGAATTAGTAGCCGCCACCGGCGTTAATAGTCGCTGGCGAGCTTACGATCTTCCGATTGGTCTGCTCATCGGAATCATGGGGGGCATCGCGTCTTCGATTACAGGTGTGGGGATCGACATGTTGATCTACGCTACGTTGGTTCTGCTCTACCGAGCGGATCTCAAGCTGGCGATTCCCACGTCGGTTATCTTGATGGCGTTCACCTCGGTCGTCGGAATTGCGTCGAATTCCCTCTTGGCAGCGTGGCAGCCAAGCACCTACGGAATTGATCCCGAGGTCTTCACCAACTGGCTGGCGGCGGCCCCGATCGTTGCCTTGGGTGCCCCATTCGGAGCTCTGGTAGTGAATCTGATCAGCCGAACCCCGACGCTAATCTTTGTGTCGCTCTTGTGTATTGGCCAGTTCATTTGGACGCTGATTCACGAGCAAGTGAATGGCTTGACTTTCGTTGGAGCAATTGCTGGGGTCCTTCTGTTCAACGTCTTGTTTCATGGTCTCTACCATTTGGGTCGAGGGGAAACGCCATTTATGATCGGCAATTCCGCGGAACTGGCGACGGACGAGAACAATCGCTGA
- a CDS encoding potassium channel family protein, which translates to MSGPIRKMVVGASLFLAICITAVAGYMAHGWRLDDSIYMVVITIFGVGYGEVQPVESPALRALTIMVIIAGYGAVIYTVGGFMQMVVDGELQKALGARRMSLEIDRLDRHTIICGVGRMGSILARELAASGKPFVVIDTDERRLHAAQELGYLFINGDATDEHVLEQAGIKKAAVLATVLSEDTTNVFVAVTARGMNAEIMIIARGENPKTEKKLLGCGANKVVLPTAIGAKKLAQMIIRPSAEHMLEQMTAQGDMKDELGRIGLQFDELTVVDGAALIGKTISSIELRSNHGFLIVGVRKPDGSTVLNPPGETILESGDTVIVLGHTNDIPQLAERFNAKSRKITYRGVTLDS; encoded by the coding sequence ATGTCCGGACCAATTCGGAAGATGGTGGTCGGGGCGTCCCTATTTCTGGCGATTTGCATCACTGCTGTGGCTGGCTACATGGCCCATGGATGGCGGCTCGACGATTCGATTTACATGGTGGTGATTACCATCTTCGGAGTGGGGTACGGGGAGGTCCAACCGGTCGAATCACCTGCGCTCAGGGCGCTGACCATCATGGTGATTATCGCGGGCTATGGAGCGGTGATTTACACCGTCGGCGGATTCATGCAGATGGTGGTCGACGGTGAACTTCAGAAAGCATTGGGAGCACGACGCATGTCCTTAGAAATCGATCGACTCGACCGTCACACGATCATCTGTGGCGTGGGACGGATGGGCTCGATCCTAGCCCGCGAACTGGCCGCGTCCGGCAAGCCGTTCGTCGTGATCGATACGGACGAACGGCGGCTGCATGCTGCCCAGGAATTGGGATACCTCTTCATCAACGGCGATGCCACCGACGAACACGTCCTGGAACAAGCCGGGATCAAAAAAGCGGCTGTGTTGGCGACCGTGTTATCTGAAGACACGACCAACGTATTCGTCGCCGTGACCGCTCGAGGGATGAATGCAGAGATCATGATCATCGCGCGGGGCGAGAATCCGAAAACCGAAAAGAAACTACTCGGTTGCGGTGCTAATAAAGTCGTTTTGCCCACGGCTATCGGAGCGAAGAAGTTGGCCCAGATGATCATTCGCCCGTCCGCCGAACATATGCTCGAGCAGATGACGGCCCAGGGCGACATGAAGGACGAATTGGGGCGAATCGGTTTGCAGTTCGACGAACTGACAGTGGTAGACGGAGCTGCGTTAATTGGCAAGACGATTAGCAGTATCGAACTGCGCAGCAATCATGGATTCTTGATCGTTGGTGTGAGAAAACCCGACGGTAGCACCGTTCTCAACCCGCCAGGTGAGACGATTCTCGAAAGTGGCGATACCGTCATCGTGCTGGGACATACGAATGATATTCCCCAATTGGCCGAGCGATTCAATGCTAAGTCGCGGAAGATCACCTATCGCGGTGTGACGTTAGATTCCTAG
- a CDS encoding GNAT family N-acetyltransferase gives MPSVEVRKAEPDEYPALWPLFHDTIHHVNCRDYSAEQIAVWAPDKIEMSRWIRRMEQIDPWVAIINKQLVGFTDLQADGLVDMFYVHHQWQGQGIGKRLFEVIDGRASELGLVELHSHVSITARPFFESRGFRVEKPQEVTISGVVLQNFLMRKTLFTSQAREGTGSAS, from the coding sequence ATGCCGTCTGTGGAAGTTCGTAAGGCCGAGCCGGATGAATACCCGGCGCTTTGGCCGTTGTTTCATGACACGATTCACCATGTGAATTGTCGTGACTACTCCGCCGAGCAGATCGCCGTGTGGGCGCCTGACAAGATCGAGATGTCCCGCTGGATTCGGCGGATGGAGCAGATCGACCCTTGGGTCGCGATCATCAACAAGCAATTGGTTGGTTTCACCGATCTTCAGGCCGACGGACTCGTCGACATGTTTTACGTCCATCACCAGTGGCAAGGGCAGGGGATTGGCAAGCGGCTGTTCGAGGTTATCGACGGCCGGGCGAGCGAGCTTGGACTCGTGGAACTTCACTCGCACGTCAGCATCACGGCCCGACCTTTCTTTGAGTCACGTGGCTTTCGCGTGGAAAAACCGCAAGAAGTGACGATCTCAGGTGTTGTCTTGCAGAACTTCCTGATGCGGAAAACACTTTTTACTTCGCAGGCGCGTGAAGGTACCGGCTCAGCGTCGTGA
- a CDS encoding pectate lyase has translation MRFQFPLLICLVLFSPTLLPAQSPTPSETLAAMKTAAEFYRNDVASHGGYVYFYTVDLKGRYGEGSASEDQIWVQPPGTPTVGMAYLVAYDATTDRFYLDAATEAGEALIYGQLKSGGWTNCIDFNPSGDRVAMYHNGNGKGKNNSSLDDDQTQSAIRFLMKLDEAHQFQNKKIHEAAQMALDALLAAQYPNGAFPQVWTGPVDQTLEITKAAFPSYDWRTEGRIKNYWDMYTLNDGLAGSVSAVLIDAHQIYEDERYLTALKKFGDFLILAQLPEPQPAWAQQYSYEMIPIWARRFEPAAVAGRESQDAIETLLTIYEVTHERKYLEPIPKAVKYLESSLLPDGRLARYYELQSNKPLYMNRNGKDYYLTYDDANLPDHYGWKTDANLEELKDRYRRLVGGKTRDPVTPSPSEIRTIIDRLDRAGRWIETFQDQRLVGDQKFRPGDQYISSEVFADNLTTLSRYLHAPAK, from the coding sequence ATGCGATTCCAATTCCCATTGCTAATCTGCTTGGTCCTATTCTCTCCCACTCTATTGCCGGCTCAGTCTCCGACACCGAGCGAGACTCTTGCCGCGATGAAGACCGCGGCGGAATTTTATCGAAATGATGTCGCTTCCCACGGCGGCTACGTTTATTTCTACACCGTCGACCTGAAAGGTAGGTACGGTGAGGGCTCGGCCTCCGAAGATCAAATCTGGGTGCAACCTCCTGGAACACCAACGGTCGGCATGGCGTATCTGGTAGCTTATGACGCAACGACTGATCGCTTCTATCTCGATGCCGCGACGGAAGCTGGCGAGGCACTCATCTATGGGCAACTGAAGTCAGGCGGATGGACCAATTGCATCGATTTCAATCCAAGTGGCGATCGAGTTGCCATGTACCACAACGGTAACGGCAAAGGGAAAAACAACTCATCACTAGACGATGATCAAACCCAGTCCGCCATCCGATTTCTCATGAAGCTCGATGAGGCGCACCAGTTCCAGAATAAAAAGATTCATGAAGCAGCTCAAATGGCACTCGACGCATTGTTGGCAGCTCAATACCCGAACGGGGCATTCCCTCAAGTCTGGACAGGTCCGGTCGATCAAACGCTTGAGATCACCAAGGCAGCATTCCCCAGTTACGATTGGCGAACCGAAGGCCGCATCAAGAACTACTGGGACATGTACACACTAAACGATGGCCTCGCGGGAAGCGTGTCGGCCGTGTTGATCGACGCCCATCAGATTTACGAAGATGAGCGGTACCTGACAGCGCTGAAGAAATTCGGTGACTTTCTGATCCTGGCACAACTTCCAGAACCGCAACCGGCTTGGGCTCAGCAGTATAGTTACGAGATGATCCCTATCTGGGCCCGACGCTTCGAGCCTGCCGCCGTTGCTGGTCGCGAGTCACAAGATGCCATCGAAACGTTGCTGACGATTTACGAAGTGACGCACGAAAGGAAGTACCTGGAACCGATTCCTAAAGCGGTGAAATACCTGGAGTCTTCGCTGCTGCCCGATGGTCGCTTAGCCAGATACTACGAACTGCAAAGCAATAAACCACTTTATATGAACCGCAACGGGAAGGACTATTACTTGACCTACGACGATGCCAACCTGCCAGATCACTATGGCTGGAAGACGGATGCCAATCTCGAGGAATTGAAAGATCGTTACCGTCGCTTGGTTGGTGGCAAGACGCGCGATCCCGTGACGCCATCCCCCTCCGAAATCCGTACGATCATCGATCGTCTAGACCGTGCAGGTCGTTGGATCGAAACTTTCCAAGACCAACGCCTTGTCGGCGATCAGAAATTCCGTCCTGGGGATCAGTATATTTCCAGCGAAGTCTTCGCGGACAACCTCACGACGCTGAGCCGGTACCTTCACGCGCCTGCGAAGTAA
- a CDS encoding VOC family protein, with translation MNQAVPPGPSGLIPHLVCDPCCEAVDFYKKAFGAEEKFRLPMEGSSKLMHCEMMVDGHTFMMADDFPEYCEGTSQSPKSLGGTPVTIHRYVPDCDAAFARAVEAGATVKMPPTDMFWGDRYGVVIDPFGHAWSFATPQRRVLPEELSEAMKNMPPGS, from the coding sequence ATGAACCAAGCTGTACCACCAGGACCTAGCGGGCTGATTCCTCACCTGGTTTGTGACCCCTGCTGCGAAGCAGTCGATTTTTACAAGAAGGCATTCGGTGCCGAAGAGAAGTTTCGCTTACCCATGGAAGGCAGCAGCAAGCTGATGCACTGCGAGATGATGGTCGATGGGCACACTTTCATGATGGCAGACGACTTTCCGGAATACTGCGAGGGGACGTCGCAGTCGCCCAAGTCACTCGGCGGTACGCCGGTTACGATTCATCGTTACGTGCCAGACTGCGATGCTGCTTTTGCCCGTGCCGTAGAGGCAGGGGCAACCGTTAAGATGCCGCCGACCGACATGTTCTGGGGAGATCGCTATGGGGTTGTCATCGATCCGTTTGGACATGCATGGTCTTTCGCGACGCCACAACGAAGAGTTTTGCCGGAAGAATTGAGCGAAGCGATGAAGAACATGCCGCCTGGCAGCTAA
- a CDS encoding VOC family protein: MHRITPFLWFDNQAEEAANFYVSIFPDSKITKTAYYGEVGPGPDGSVMTVEFELQGQRFVALNGGPHFQINEAISFVVNCETADEVDRYWAELSAGGEESRCGWLKDKFGVSWQVVPTLLGELMSGADPEKSQMVMAAMMQMTKLDVAALQTAYNDA; encoded by the coding sequence ATGCACCGTATCACTCCCTTTCTCTGGTTCGACAATCAAGCGGAAGAAGCTGCGAACTTTTACGTTTCAATCTTTCCCGACTCCAAGATCACCAAGACCGCCTATTACGGCGAAGTTGGTCCAGGACCCGACGGCTCAGTCATGACCGTAGAATTCGAGCTCCAGGGACAGCGATTTGTCGCGTTAAACGGTGGTCCTCACTTTCAAATCAACGAAGCAATCTCGTTTGTCGTCAATTGCGAGACTGCTGACGAAGTCGACCGTTACTGGGCAGAACTCTCCGCAGGTGGCGAGGAAAGCCGATGCGGCTGGCTGAAAGATAAGTTCGGTGTCTCATGGCAAGTCGTGCCCACGCTACTGGGCGAACTCATGAGCGGAGCTGATCCTGAGAAATCTCAGATGGTCATGGCTGCCATGATGCAGATGACCAAATTGGATGTGGCCGCACTTCAGACAGCTTACAACGACGCCTAG
- a CDS encoding WD40/YVTN/BNR-like repeat-containing protein produces MADRVVLCIGTKKGLFVAEASKSRRKFELRGPFGSGVSVYSALIDTRKSTRIYASSCNAFFGMKVLTSTDLGKKFKETKSAPAFPKEDGRALANIWSIEPGEDGKDLWAGVEPAALFRSEDGGNSWEMIAGISNHKHSKDWHPGAGGLCLHTIVRDGNRIHLGISTGGHYLSEDGGTTFEAANNGVGAGFVPNPYPEFGQCVHKIARHPDAPGRLYMQNHGGWPDRPGIGVLRSDDFGHTWQSIAEGLPSDFGFPIVVHPHDPDTIYVVPLEPMTRTCPEGQPAIWRSTNGGKKWKRLTKGLPKKESFFTVLRDGMTFDHFDAPAVYFGTTTGQLWMGHDGGDEWSCLFDSLPPINCVKAAIV; encoded by the coding sequence ATGGCCGATCGAGTTGTTTTGTGTATAGGGACCAAGAAGGGGCTGTTCGTTGCTGAGGCATCGAAGTCGCGACGGAAATTTGAACTTCGCGGTCCCTTCGGCTCAGGGGTTTCGGTCTATTCCGCACTGATCGATACGCGGAAGTCGACACGTATCTACGCTTCCAGTTGCAACGCCTTCTTCGGCATGAAGGTTCTTACGTCCACCGATCTTGGTAAGAAGTTTAAGGAAACGAAATCTGCTCCCGCATTTCCGAAAGAAGATGGCCGAGCGCTTGCCAATATCTGGTCGATCGAACCGGGTGAAGATGGCAAAGACCTCTGGGCAGGTGTCGAACCTGCCGCTCTGTTTCGCAGCGAAGACGGAGGCAACTCTTGGGAGATGATTGCTGGGATCAGTAACCACAAACATTCCAAGGATTGGCATCCGGGTGCGGGCGGTCTTTGCCTGCACACAATCGTTCGCGATGGAAACAGAATTCACCTGGGCATCTCGACCGGCGGGCACTACCTGAGTGAGGACGGAGGGACAACGTTCGAGGCAGCGAACAATGGCGTCGGCGCTGGCTTCGTTCCCAATCCTTACCCAGAGTTTGGTCAATGCGTTCACAAGATCGCTCGCCATCCCGATGCCCCAGGACGGCTTTACATGCAGAATCATGGCGGTTGGCCCGACCGGCCGGGCATCGGAGTTCTACGAAGTGACGATTTCGGCCATACCTGGCAATCGATTGCGGAAGGCCTTCCTTCCGACTTTGGCTTTCCAATCGTTGTCCACCCACACGATCCCGACACCATCTATGTCGTACCGCTAGAACCAATGACACGGACATGCCCGGAAGGCCAACCGGCCATTTGGCGAAGCACCAACGGCGGCAAGAAATGGAAACGATTGACCAAAGGACTACCCAAGAAAGAGAGCTTCTTCACGGTGCTCCGAGATGGCATGACCTTCGATCATTTTGACGCGCCCGCCGTTTACTTCGGAACCACCACGGGGCAACTTTGGATGGGGCATGACGGGGGAGATGAGTGGAGTTGTTTATTCGATTCGCTTCCACCAATCAACTGCGTGAAAGCAGCGATCGTTTAG
- a CDS encoding MoaD/ThiS family protein produces the protein MLITVQIPSSLRAECGGSAQLEVSAENVQQALDELQRTQPQLYRNVCDETGSLRKHMNLFVNESLLNRRDGPQTELRSGDTLFIMTAVSGG, from the coding sequence ATGCTCATCACCGTACAAATTCCGTCATCGTTAAGGGCAGAATGTGGCGGCTCGGCTCAGTTGGAGGTCTCGGCAGAGAACGTTCAACAAGCCCTCGACGAACTTCAGCGGACGCAGCCGCAGCTCTATCGCAATGTGTGTGACGAAACAGGGTCGCTACGGAAACACATGAACTTGTTCGTTAACGAATCTTTACTGAACCGCCGCGACGGACCTCAAACCGAACTACGCTCCGGGGATACGCTCTTCATCATGACCGCCGTTTCAGGAGGCTAA
- a CDS encoding peptidoglycan-binding domain-containing protein, producing MANLRRGSRGPEVKTLQSALNSQLFPNPRLVVDGIFGAKTEAAVIAFQKQAVILVDGIAGNQTKAALGMPTTGQAYTHRVRLHFRSLTLTDLPFNQILAGTQEVYAQYNIKVEFGSGESLLLTPAEAAKFQQIDGQCTWKVNSGEYAELQKIGSPAPTNDIVVYFVDRFSQALNGCGGHLKNRPACIVAKAGTKWCVAHEIGHVLLTSSFSPVHIGATSNLMYSVDIARSVPSLNPAQVQKIKSSPLCRSI from the coding sequence ATGGCTAATTTAAGACGTGGAAGCCGTGGGCCCGAAGTGAAGACGCTTCAATCCGCCCTCAACAGTCAGCTATTCCCAAACCCACGCTTGGTCGTCGATGGCATCTTCGGAGCCAAGACCGAAGCCGCCGTGATTGCGTTTCAGAAGCAGGCGGTAATTCTGGTCGATGGAATTGCTGGGAATCAAACCAAAGCGGCTCTTGGAATGCCGACCACAGGGCAAGCGTACACGCATCGCGTCCGGCTTCATTTTCGTAGCCTGACGCTGACCGACTTACCGTTCAATCAGATCTTGGCAGGAACCCAGGAAGTTTACGCCCAGTACAACATTAAGGTCGAGTTCGGCTCGGGAGAGTCGCTGCTTTTAACACCGGCGGAAGCTGCTAAGTTTCAGCAAATCGACGGCCAATGTACTTGGAAAGTGAACTCCGGCGAGTATGCCGAACTTCAGAAAATCGGGAGTCCCGCTCCAACAAATGACATTGTTGTCTATTTCGTGGATCGATTTTCTCAAGCACTTAACGGCTGTGGTGGGCACTTGAAGAATCGCCCCGCCTGTATTGTTGCTAAGGCAGGCACCAAATGGTGTGTGGCTCACGAAATCGGACACGTCCTGCTAACTTCGTCCTTCTCACCAGTACATATCGGAGCGACGAGCAACTTGATGTACAGCGTCGACATAGCACGAAGCGTACCGAGCCTGAACCCTGCCCAAGTGCAGAAGATCAAGTCGTCACCCCTCTGTCGCTCCATTTGA
- a CDS encoding ArsR/SmtB family transcription factor has translation MRDALSETFAALADPTRRAMLARLAEGQANVTELAEPFLNRMSLPAVTKHLKVLERAGLVTKTPDAQRRSCHLNAEALKEAADWMSTYREFWEASFDRLDDYLKSVTSQVNQPNQGNSKNDV, from the coding sequence ATGCGAGATGCTTTGAGTGAGACTTTCGCCGCTTTGGCGGATCCGACCCGCCGGGCTATGCTCGCTCGGCTGGCAGAGGGGCAAGCCAACGTAACGGAACTTGCCGAGCCTTTTTTGAATCGAATGAGTCTTCCGGCCGTTACCAAACACTTGAAGGTGTTGGAGCGTGCGGGCTTGGTAACGAAAACGCCAGATGCTCAACGTCGGTCTTGCCATCTGAATGCCGAAGCCCTCAAGGAAGCGGCCGACTGGATGTCGACTTATCGCGAATTCTGGGAAGCGAGTTTCGATCGACTCGATGATTATTTGAAAAGCGTAACGTCACAGGTCAATCAACCTAACCAAGGCAATTCGAAGAACGATGTTTGA
- a CDS encoding SRPBCC family protein: MFDNPKPNEIYICRVYDAPIAVVWDAWTDTEKVAQWWGPRGFTLTTHSKELRPGGFWNYTMHGPDGTDYPNRTVYHEVTPRRKLVYDHGATADRAPLFRVTVLFSENDGKTTMEMTMALATAEQAAATRKFVKEAGGNATWDRLAEFLEKQNSSRDLFVINRSFEASKEVVFSMWTDPGHFVKWLPPAGFEMEILEGEIVPGSSIFFRTSNNKDVTMYAKMSYQAIQSPDFLVYEQAFCNEHGEPGHHPSLPIWPSTILTTIRFFDEGPHGSRVNVNWEPCGKFTAAEVKAFLNLRSSMTQGWNGSFDKLEAILPVG, encoded by the coding sequence ATGTTTGACAATCCTAAGCCCAACGAGATCTACATCTGCCGTGTCTACGATGCCCCAATTGCCGTGGTGTGGGATGCTTGGACCGATACCGAAAAGGTGGCACAGTGGTGGGGACCTCGCGGCTTCACGCTAACGACCCACAGCAAAGAACTCCGGCCGGGTGGTTTTTGGAACTACACGATGCACGGCCCGGATGGGACCGACTATCCGAACCGAACGGTCTATCACGAGGTCACGCCGCGCAGGAAGTTGGTTTACGATCACGGAGCCACGGCCGACCGTGCTCCTCTATTTCGAGTGACGGTGCTGTTCTCAGAGAACGATGGCAAGACGACCATGGAGATGACCATGGCCCTCGCTACTGCCGAGCAAGCAGCAGCGACCCGCAAGTTCGTAAAGGAAGCGGGTGGGAACGCGACTTGGGATCGCTTGGCCGAGTTCCTCGAGAAGCAGAATTCTTCGCGAGATTTGTTCGTGATCAACCGCAGCTTTGAGGCCTCGAAGGAAGTCGTCTTTTCGATGTGGACCGATCCAGGACACTTCGTAAAGTGGTTGCCCCCAGCAGGGTTTGAGATGGAGATTCTGGAAGGAGAAATCGTCCCTGGTTCGAGTATCTTTTTCCGCACATCGAATAATAAAGACGTAACGATGTACGCCAAGATGTCGTACCAAGCGATCCAATCGCCAGATTTCCTGGTCTATGAGCAAGCGTTCTGCAACGAACATGGCGAGCCAGGGCATCATCCCAGTCTTCCAATTTGGCCATCGACGATACTGACTACGATTCGGTTCTTTGACGAAGGTCCGCATGGCTCGCGCGTGAATGTCAACTGGGAACCATGCGGTAAGTTTACGGCCGCCGAAGTCAAAGCGTTCCTCAACCTACGTTCGAGCATGACACAAGGCTGGAATGGATCGTTCGATAAGCTGGAAGCGATACTTCCTGTCGGTTAG
- a CDS encoding HXXEE domain-containing protein: MWNWLVRDWQWPAAALFSSMFLFAVAPLIASSAGLALALVYLQLPAYMLHQWEEHQGDRFRLYINRTIGGGREALTPAATFWINSLGVWAIDLIAFYAAWFYSPVAGLVAGYLAVVNAVPHIGMTIKRREYNPGVITAVLLFLPLGGWCVAVVGADASWSAHLIAVGVAVGVHVAIIVHVARRLTRLNHKSSEFRPSNSAQPT; encoded by the coding sequence ATGTGGAACTGGCTCGTTCGTGACTGGCAGTGGCCTGCCGCTGCTTTGTTTAGTTCAATGTTTTTGTTCGCAGTCGCGCCACTGATCGCTTCCTCGGCAGGGCTCGCCTTAGCGCTGGTCTATCTCCAACTTCCCGCGTACATGCTGCACCAATGGGAAGAGCATCAGGGTGATCGCTTTCGCTTGTACATCAACCGAACGATCGGCGGAGGTCGAGAAGCCCTCACTCCAGCCGCAACGTTCTGGATCAATTCATTGGGAGTATGGGCGATTGATTTGATCGCTTTCTACGCGGCGTGGTTCTACTCTCCAGTGGCAGGATTGGTCGCGGGATACCTAGCCGTTGTGAACGCCGTTCCCCACATCGGAATGACAATCAAACGCCGAGAATATAACCCCGGCGTGATCACCGCCGTGCTACTGTTCCTACCGCTAGGCGGATGGTGCGTAGCGGTCGTCGGCGCAGATGCCAGTTGGTCAGCGCACCTTATTGCGGTAGGCGTCGCCGTGGGGGTACACGTCGCGATCATTGTGCATGTCGCACGACGCCTGACTCGCCTTAATCATAAGTCCTCGGAATTTCGCCCCAGCAATTCGGCTCAACCGACGTAG
- the glpQ gene encoding glycerophosphodiester phosphodiesterase, whose translation MKYVGLILALLLAPTSAWAADHHEVFAHRGASGYLPEHSLPAKAMAFAQGSDFLEQDVVLTKDNVPLVLHDIHLDGITDVATQFPQRKREDGRYYAIDFTLAEIKQLNATQRVNYRTGEAVNPGRFPIDGYSYQLHTLDEEIRFIQGMNISTGRNVGLFTEIKNPTFHQQEGRDVTLAVYKVLFRHGYGNNKDSACWIQCFEQSTLKRLREELGWKGRLMMIYSGKKTGADGSNYDQLATAGALQELATYVDGVFPNLPRVVTWDEHGQPHASDFTTAAHQARLRVITGVVRQDDLPKNCPTIDALHDALFNVADVDDVCTDFPDLSVNWLKSQQK comes from the coding sequence ATGAAATACGTCGGGCTCATTCTCGCGCTGTTGCTGGCTCCAACCTCAGCCTGGGCAGCAGATCATCACGAAGTCTTTGCGCACCGCGGGGCGAGCGGCTACCTTCCCGAACACAGTCTGCCAGCCAAAGCGATGGCATTCGCGCAAGGCTCTGACTTCCTAGAGCAGGATGTCGTCCTCACCAAAGACAATGTTCCCCTGGTGCTGCACGATATTCACTTGGATGGAATCACCGATGTGGCAACGCAATTTCCACAGCGAAAGCGAGAAGACGGCCGGTACTATGCCATCGATTTTACACTAGCGGAAATTAAGCAATTGAATGCGACGCAACGTGTCAATTACAGGACCGGCGAAGCTGTTAATCCAGGGCGTTTTCCAATCGACGGTTACTCGTATCAACTGCACACATTGGACGAAGAGATCCGGTTTATCCAAGGAATGAATATCAGTACCGGTCGCAATGTTGGTCTCTTCACCGAGATAAAAAACCCAACATTTCACCAGCAAGAAGGCCGCGACGTAACACTGGCGGTCTACAAAGTCCTTTTCCGTCATGGCTACGGCAATAATAAAGACTCCGCATGTTGGATCCAATGTTTCGAGCAATCGACGCTTAAACGTTTGCGTGAAGAATTGGGGTGGAAAGGTCGGCTGATGATGATCTATTCCGGGAAGAAGACCGGGGCCGACGGTTCTAATTACGACCAACTTGCCACAGCAGGCGCCCTTCAAGAACTGGCAACTTACGTTGACGGAGTATTTCCGAACTTGCCACGGGTTGTAACCTGGGATGAACATGGCCAGCCGCATGCCAGCGATTTCACGACGGCCGCGCATCAAGCCAGACTGCGAGTGATTACCGGTGTTGTTCGCCAGGACGACCTTCCCAAGAATTGCCCAACGATTGATGCCTTACACGATGCGTTATTCAACGTCGCAGACGTCGACGATGTTTGCACCGACTTCCCGGACCTGAGCGTTAACTGGCTTAAGTCGCAGCAGAAATAA